A section of the Deinococcus multiflagellatus genome encodes:
- a CDS encoding LapA family protein gives MRTAVLIALLVLLGLFAVLNTNALMYPHTLSLGFATYRGVPMGLVLLILATLLMLLFYFWAGLTGLRAQADSARLLRDMEALRVSLDSQEGSRFAQLQEHLDRRLQALEAGSGAGQKGEVAALSARVDALSRDVNLQLAQLDDYLKAKLR, from the coding sequence ATGCGGACCGCTGTGCTGATCGCCCTGCTGGTGCTGCTGGGTCTGTTTGCGGTGCTGAACACCAACGCCCTGATGTACCCGCACACCCTGAGCCTGGGCTTTGCGACCTACCGGGGCGTGCCCATGGGCCTGGTGCTGCTGATCCTGGCCACCTTACTGATGCTGCTGTTCTACTTCTGGGCGGGCCTGACGGGCCTGCGTGCCCAGGCCGACAGCGCCCGGCTGCTGCGCGACATGGAAGCCCTGCGCGTGAGCCTGGACAGCCAGGAAGGCAGCCGCTTTGCCCAGCTGCAAGAGCACCTGGACCGCCGCTTGCAGGCGCTCGAAGCCGGTTCAGGCGCCGGGCAGAAGGGCGAGGTGGCGGCCCTGAGCGCGCGGGTGGACGCCCTGAGCCGCGACGTGAACCTGCAACTGGCGCAGCTGGACGACTACCTGAAAGCCAAGCTGCGCTGA
- the accD gene encoding acetyl-CoA carboxylase, carboxyltransferase subunit beta — protein sequence MALDRFFRRRRPQLQPGTDVPDLWTQCPACKEGLYNRELEASAFVCPKCGHHLRLDAAQRVTVLLDEGSFEQHSGRVQPTDALGFQDTESYPERLKRAQKKTGRPDAILTGRGTILGVPVTVAVMDFAFSGGSMGSVVGEEIARAAEHAAETGTPLVIVTASGGARMQESALSLMQMAKTTVALETLAERGLPYVSVLTDPTTGGVTASFATIADVIVAEPGALIGFAGPRVIQQTIRQNLPEGFQRAEFLLEHGMVDAVVDRREHRAYLASLLGLLTRQDRPAEAGA from the coding sequence ATGGCCCTTGACCGATTTTTTCGTCGCCGTCGCCCGCAACTGCAGCCGGGCACCGACGTGCCCGACCTGTGGACCCAGTGCCCCGCGTGCAAGGAGGGGCTGTACAACCGCGAACTGGAAGCCAGCGCCTTTGTATGCCCCAAGTGCGGCCACCACCTGCGCCTGGACGCCGCGCAGCGCGTGACCGTGCTGCTGGACGAGGGCAGCTTTGAGCAGCACTCTGGCCGGGTGCAGCCCACCGACGCCCTGGGCTTTCAGGACACCGAAAGCTACCCCGAGCGCCTGAAGCGCGCCCAGAAGAAAACTGGCCGCCCCGACGCCATCCTGACTGGGCGCGGCACCATCCTGGGGGTGCCGGTCACGGTGGCCGTGATGGACTTCGCCTTTTCGGGCGGCAGCATGGGCAGCGTGGTGGGCGAAGAAATTGCCCGCGCCGCCGAACACGCCGCCGAGACCGGCACGCCGCTGGTGATCGTGACCGCCAGCGGCGGGGCCCGCATGCAGGAAAGTGCGCTGTCCCTGATGCAGATGGCCAAAACCACTGTGGCGCTGGAAACCCTGGCCGAGCGCGGCCTGCCCTACGTGAGCGTGCTGACCGACCCCACCACGGGCGGCGTGACCGCCAGCTTTGCCACCATTGCCGACGTGATCGTGGCCGAGCCCGGCGCCCTGATTGGCTTTGCCGGCCCGCGCGTGATTCAGCAGACCATCCGCCAGAACCTTCCCGAAGGCTTTCAGCGCGCGGAATTCCTGCTGGAACATGGCATGGTGGACGCCGTGGTGGACCGCCGCGAGCACCGCGCGTATCTGGCCTCGCTGCTGGGTCTGCTCACCCGCCAGGACCGCCCTGCCGAGGCGGGCGCATGA
- a CDS encoding acetyl-CoA carboxylase carboxyltransferase subunit alpha, protein MTRPVDTLRELEARVRDLEATAQKTGQNLDAAINPLRAEVERLKAEQAKKPASRWERVQLARAPGRPTALDYVDRLCTEFTELHGDRRYGDDPALIGGPARWQGVPVMLLLQQKGRDTKSKIKRRFGSANPEGYRKAVRLMDLADKFGLPVVALVDTQGAYPGLEAEERGQGWAIAESIRRMLNLRVPVVNVVIGEGGSGGALAIGVGNRVLIQENAWYSVISPEGAASIIWKDASKAPLAAEALKLTAPDLLELGIVEEVIPEPAGGAHGNADAAAQAVGEAVSRHLRDLMAQSPDDLKRSRAARFRRLGAYTEPG, encoded by the coding sequence ATGACCCGGCCCGTGGACACCCTGCGCGAACTCGAAGCCCGCGTGCGCGACCTGGAAGCCACCGCCCAGAAGACGGGGCAGAACCTGGACGCTGCCATCAACCCCCTGCGGGCCGAGGTCGAGCGCCTGAAGGCCGAGCAGGCCAAGAAGCCCGCCAGCCGCTGGGAACGGGTGCAACTCGCCCGCGCCCCGGGGCGCCCCACCGCGCTGGACTACGTGGACCGCCTGTGCACGGAATTCACCGAACTGCACGGCGACCGCCGGTACGGCGACGACCCCGCCCTGATCGGCGGGCCCGCGCGCTGGCAGGGTGTGCCGGTCATGCTGCTGCTGCAGCAAAAGGGCCGCGACACGAAAAGCAAGATCAAGCGCCGCTTTGGCAGCGCCAACCCCGAGGGCTACCGCAAGGCCGTGCGCCTGATGGACCTGGCCGATAAATTCGGTCTGCCGGTGGTGGCGCTGGTGGACACCCAGGGCGCCTACCCGGGCCTGGAGGCCGAGGAACGCGGCCAGGGCTGGGCCATTGCCGAGAGCATTCGCCGCATGCTGAACCTGCGCGTGCCGGTCGTGAACGTGGTGATTGGCGAGGGCGGCAGTGGCGGCGCGCTGGCCATCGGCGTGGGCAACCGGGTGCTGATTCAGGAAAACGCGTGGTACTCGGTGATTTCCCCCGAAGGCGCGGCCAGCATTATCTGGAAGGATGCCAGCAAGGCCCCCCTGGCCGCCGAGGCCCTGAAGCTGACGGCCCCGGACCTGCTGGAATTGGGCATTGTGGAAGAGGTGATTCCCGAGCCGGCCGGCGGCGCGCATGGCAACGCCGACGCGGCGGCCCAGGCGGTGGGCGAGGCGGTCAGCCGCCACCTGCGCGACCTGATGGCCCAGAGCCCGGACGACCTGAAGCGCAGCCGCGCGGCGCGTTTCCGCCGGCTGGGGGCCTACACCGAGCCGGGCTAA
- a CDS encoding prolyl oligopeptidase family serine peptidase, giving the protein MTSTQQRPVPVSHRGDHVDLYTNARGEAVAVPDPYRWLEDPDSPDTRAWVAAQNEATQAFLSDLPARAHYQERLTALWDYAKTGVPWQRGGRYFRMYNPGLLNQPVLQVAPAATGPWEVLLDPNALSEDGTVALVQAAVSRDGEVLAYATQSGGSDWQTWRVRDVALGQDLGDELAWSKFSGAAWLPDGSGFFYSAYDAPAPGEALTGANRHQRLMLHRLGTPQAEDALVLARPDQPDWGFHASVTEDARSLVVHVWQGTDPRGLLWVRPLDSDGPFTELVPEFRAAYRMVGSNGDTLFVQTDEDAPRGRLLAWNVVTGERQELIPEGPDKLEEVCVVPDGLLALTLRDASHRLTLHDRAGAQRRDIALPALGTVILSTRPDSAEVFFGFASFLSPNMLYRLELPGGELELLAAPELTFDPSPYEITQAFATGKDGTRVPLFIVARRDAPRDGTNPVLLYGYGGFNISLTPAFSPSRLAWLERGGVYVQANLRGGGEYGEEWHQAGTLGNKQNVFDDFIACAEHLIAGGWTTPQRLAIQGGSNGGLLVGACLTQRPDLFGAAVPQVGVLDMLRYHLFTIGWAWASDYGRSDDPAMLEVLRAYSPLHNLTEGVAYPATLITTGDHDDRVVPAHSFKFGAELQCAQGGNAPVLLRIQTRAGHGAGKPTALVIEEAADIYAFLERALGMA; this is encoded by the coding sequence GTGACCTCCACCCAGCAGCGGCCGGTCCCGGTGTCTCACCGGGGCGATCATGTGGACCTGTACACGAATGCGCGCGGCGAGGCGGTGGCCGTGCCCGACCCCTACCGCTGGCTGGAAGACCCCGACAGCCCAGACACCCGCGCCTGGGTGGCGGCGCAGAACGAGGCCACGCAGGCGTTTCTCTCGGACCTGCCGGCGCGCGCCCACTACCAGGAGCGCCTGACCGCCCTGTGGGACTACGCCAAGACCGGCGTGCCCTGGCAGCGGGGCGGGCGGTACTTCCGCATGTACAATCCCGGGCTGCTGAACCAGCCGGTGCTTCAGGTGGCCCCGGCGGCGACCGGGCCCTGGGAGGTGCTGCTGGACCCCAACGCCCTGAGCGAGGACGGCACGGTGGCGCTGGTGCAGGCGGCGGTCAGCCGTGACGGCGAGGTGCTGGCCTACGCCACCCAGAGCGGCGGCAGCGACTGGCAGACGTGGCGCGTGCGCGACGTCGCCTTGGGGCAGGACCTGGGCGACGAGCTGGCCTGGAGCAAGTTCAGCGGCGCGGCGTGGCTCCCGGACGGCAGCGGCTTTTTCTACAGCGCCTACGACGCTCCGGCGCCCGGTGAGGCGCTGACCGGCGCCAACCGCCACCAGCGCCTGATGTTGCACCGCCTGGGCACCCCGCAGGCCGAGGACGCCCTGGTGCTGGCCCGCCCCGATCAGCCCGACTGGGGCTTTCATGCCAGCGTGACCGAGGACGCCCGCTCCCTCGTCGTGCACGTCTGGCAGGGCACCGATCCGCGCGGGCTGCTGTGGGTGCGCCCCCTGGATTCGGACGGACCGTTCACCGAACTGGTCCCCGAGTTCCGTGCCGCGTACCGCATGGTGGGCAGCAACGGCGACACCCTGTTCGTGCAGACCGATGAAGATGCCCCGCGTGGCCGCCTGCTGGCCTGGAACGTGGTCACGGGCGAGCGCCAGGAGCTCATTCCAGAGGGCCCGGACAAGCTGGAAGAGGTGTGCGTGGTCCCGGACGGCCTGCTGGCCCTGACCCTGCGCGACGCCAGCCACCGCCTGACCCTGCATGACCGCGCGGGCGCCCAGCGGCGGGACATCGCCCTGCCGGCCCTGGGCACCGTGATCCTGAGCACCCGCCCTGACTCGGCGGAGGTGTTCTTTGGCTTCGCCTCCTTCCTGAGCCCCAACATGCTCTACCGCCTGGAACTGCCCGGCGGCGAGCTCGAGCTGCTGGCGGCCCCCGAACTCACCTTTGACCCCAGCCCCTACGAGATCACGCAGGCGTTTGCCACGGGCAAGGACGGCACGCGCGTGCCCCTGTTCATCGTGGCGCGGCGCGACGCCCCCCGGGACGGCACGAATCCGGTGCTGCTGTACGGCTACGGCGGCTTTAACATCAGCCTGACCCCGGCCTTCAGTCCCTCGCGGCTGGCGTGGCTGGAACGCGGCGGGGTGTATGTGCAGGCCAACCTGCGCGGCGGCGGCGAATACGGTGAAGAGTGGCATCAGGCCGGGACTCTGGGCAACAAGCAGAACGTGTTCGACGACTTCATCGCCTGCGCCGAGCACCTGATCGCCGGGGGCTGGACCACGCCGCAGCGGCTCGCCATTCAGGGCGGCAGCAACGGCGGCCTGCTGGTGGGCGCCTGCCTGACCCAGCGCCCGGACCTGTTCGGGGCGGCCGTGCCGCAGGTGGGCGTGCTGGACATGCTGCGCTACCACCTCTTTACCATCGGCTGGGCCTGGGCCAGCGATTATGGCCGCAGCGACGACCCGGCGATGTTAGAGGTGCTGCGCGCCTATTCGCCGCTGCACAATCTGACTGAAGGTGTGGCCTACCCCGCCACCCTGATCACCACCGGCGACCACGATGACCGGGTGGTGCCTGCCCATTCCTTCAAGTTCGGCGCCGAGTTGCAGTGTGCCCAGGGGGGCAACGCCCCGGTGCTGCTGCGCATTCAAACCCGCGCGGGCCACGGGGCCGGCAAACCCACCGCCCTGGTGATCGAGGAAGCCGCCGATATCTACGCCTTTTTAGAACGGGCGCTGGGCATGGCTTAA
- a CDS encoding WD40 repeat domain-containing protein encodes MFASLPRRATLLALLALGPALALSPAPLRWRAPAALLGFDGQGRVVTAPLTPDRGPDFARLDVRDPGSGAVTQTLSLPTAKAGPPLAPAWTPDLGTVAWLSRPVPGQPPALHLRRGDTLRTLGGPGQGLEGAQVLALSPDGAALYVGNFNGYVQVWDTASGERTRTLLQKSWGVERLLPSPDGTRLFVGTRGHFTVYDARTWVAQPLPEAFAKTPHSLAFTPDSRALYVADGHDPVRRYDLTQPGRVTTLPRPTGSCDVPFWQGRCAAGPVTLSLSADGRTLLVGHFNGLAVVYDAATGQERGRQAGTTPFFTTMTPDGRTLLSGGVMDIPLQARALPQAP; translated from the coding sequence ATGTTCGCTTCCCTGCCCCGCCGGGCCACGCTGCTGGCGCTGCTGGCCCTGGGTCCGGCCCTGGCCCTCTCCCCTGCCCCGCTGCGCTGGCGTGCCCCCGCCGCTCTGCTGGGCTTCGACGGCCAGGGCCGGGTGGTCACTGCCCCGCTTACCCCGGACCGGGGCCCCGACTTCGCCCGGCTGGACGTGCGCGACCCCGGCAGCGGCGCGGTCACGCAGACCCTCTCGCTGCCCACCGCCAAGGCTGGCCCGCCCTTGGCGCCGGCCTGGACCCCTGACCTGGGTACGGTGGCGTGGCTGAGTCGGCCGGTCCCCGGACAGCCACCCGCCCTGCACCTGCGCCGGGGCGACACCCTGCGCACCCTGGGCGGCCCGGGACAGGGCCTGGAGGGCGCCCAGGTGCTGGCCCTCAGCCCGGACGGCGCCGCGCTGTACGTGGGGAATTTCAACGGCTACGTGCAGGTGTGGGATACAGCAAGTGGGGAGCGGACACGTACCCTCCTGCAGAAAAGCTGGGGCGTTGAACGCCTGCTGCCCAGCCCGGACGGCACGCGCCTGTTCGTGGGGACCCGGGGCCACTTCACGGTGTATGACGCCCGCACCTGGGTGGCCCAGCCCTTACCTGAGGCGTTTGCCAAAACGCCCCACTCGCTGGCCTTTACCCCCGACAGCCGCGCCCTGTACGTGGCGGACGGCCATGACCCTGTGCGCCGCTACGATCTGACCCAGCCTGGGCGAGTGACCACCCTGCCGCGCCCGACCGGGTCCTGCGACGTGCCTTTCTGGCAGGGCCGCTGCGCGGCGGGCCCCGTCACCCTGAGCCTGAGCGCCGACGGCCGCACGCTGCTGGTGGGGCACTTTAACGGCCTCGCCGTGGTGTACGACGCCGCCACAGGACAGGAACGGGGGCGGCAGGCCGGCACCACCCCCTTTTTCACCACCATGACCCCGGACGGGCGCACCCTGCTCAGCGGCGGGGTGATGGACATCCCCCTGCAGGCCCGGGCGCTGCCCCAGGCCCCTTAA
- a CDS encoding LysE family translocator, whose translation MPEPAVLLTFLAASLALLLVPGPSVLYIVARSMHQGRRAGLMSALGVQVGGLVHVLAAVAGVSALVLSSALLFGVLKWLGAAYLVGLGVLTWLRKEPPASGLQDRPEPRPLRHLFAQGVVVNLLNPKTALFFLAFLPQFVQPARGPVWGQTLVLGLLFLALATLSDSAYALLAGHAGRHLRGPVAARWQKRLTGGVFVALGLGTAAVQRH comes from the coding sequence ATGCCCGAACCCGCTGTTCTGCTGACCTTCCTGGCCGCTTCGCTGGCACTGCTGCTGGTTCCGGGGCCCAGCGTGCTGTACATCGTGGCGCGCAGCATGCACCAGGGACGCCGCGCCGGGCTGATGTCAGCGCTGGGGGTGCAGGTGGGGGGGCTGGTGCATGTGCTGGCCGCTGTTGCTGGCGTATCGGCGCTGGTGCTGTCGTCGGCGCTGCTGTTCGGGGTACTCAAGTGGCTGGGGGCCGCCTACTTGGTGGGCCTGGGGGTATTGACGTGGCTGCGGAAGGAGCCCCCGGCGTCCGGGCTGCAGGACCGCCCCGAACCCCGCCCACTGCGGCACCTGTTCGCGCAGGGGGTGGTGGTGAACCTGCTGAACCCCAAAACGGCGCTGTTTTTCCTGGCCTTTCTGCCGCAGTTTGTGCAGCCCGCGCGGGGCCCCGTCTGGGGGCAGACGCTGGTACTGGGTCTGCTGTTTCTGGCGCTGGCGACCCTCAGCGACAGTGCTTACGCGCTGCTGGCCGGGCACGCTGGGCGCCACCTGCGCGGGCCCGTGGCCGCCCGCTGGCAAAAGAGACTGACCGGGGGCGTGTTCGTGGCCCTGGGCCTTGGCACAGCCGCCGTGCAGCGGCACTAG
- the ttcA gene encoding tRNA 2-thiocytidine(32) synthetase TtcA, translated as MTQPAPSTPADLSRLFSPIVKGVGQAIGDYRMIEDGDRVMVCLSGGKDSYTLLDVLLHLQKRAPVDFELVAVNLDQGQPGFPKDVLPRHLKELGVRFDALAEDTYSVVKEKTPEGKTTCALCSRLRRGILYGHARTIGATKIALGHHRDDILETLFMNLFFGARLKAMPPKLQSDDGTNVVIRPLAYVAEADIIRYAQARAFPIIPCNLCGSQENLQRKVVGEMLEDWEREHPGRLNNILRALTRVTPSHLLDRDLFDFAALSVTPVEGDRGFDTESYPEREFLNGLEELSLLG; from the coding sequence ATGACCCAGCCTGCTCCCTCCACCCCTGCCGACCTGAGCCGCCTCTTCTCGCCCATCGTGAAGGGGGTGGGGCAGGCCATTGGCGACTACCGCATGATCGAAGACGGCGACCGGGTGATGGTCTGTCTGTCGGGGGGCAAGGACAGTTACACGCTGCTGGACGTGCTGCTGCACCTGCAAAAGCGGGCGCCGGTTGACTTTGAACTGGTGGCGGTGAACCTGGACCAGGGGCAGCCCGGCTTTCCCAAGGACGTGCTGCCGCGCCACCTGAAGGAGCTGGGCGTGCGCTTTGACGCCCTGGCTGAAGACACCTACAGCGTGGTGAAAGAGAAAACCCCCGAGGGCAAGACCACCTGCGCGCTGTGCAGCCGCCTGAGAAGGGGCATTCTGTACGGGCACGCCCGCACCATCGGCGCCACCAAGATCGCCCTGGGCCACCACCGCGACGACATTCTGGAAACGCTGTTCATGAACCTGTTCTTCGGAGCCCGCTTAAAGGCCATGCCGCCCAAGCTGCAGAGCGACGACGGCACCAACGTGGTGATTCGCCCGCTGGCCTACGTGGCCGAAGCAGACATCATCCGCTACGCCCAGGCCCGCGCCTTTCCCATCATTCCCTGCAACCTGTGTGGCAGCCAGGAAAACCTGCAGCGCAAGGTGGTGGGCGAGATGCTCGAAGATTGGGAGCGCGAGCACCCGGGGCGCCTGAACAACATTCTGCGGGCGCTGACCCGCGTGACCCCCAGCCACCTGCTGGACCGCGACCTGTTCGATTTTGCCGCGCTGAGCGTCACCCCGGTCGAGGGCGACAGGGGCTTCGATACCGAGAGCTACCCCGAGCGCGAATTTCTGAACGGCCTGGAAGAACTGAGTCTGCTGGGCTGA
- a CDS encoding transglycosylase domain-containing protein — protein MRFFNGLAVLLLAGAAGAGGLWYTWGRDLPSVSDLDVLEFSGQTRVYDRAGTLVGTLTPSLSSGGSVNRNLLKPSQISPWLQKAVVTSEDRRFYQHSGVDAIGIARGLLKGLLKNDLEGGSSITQQVVKNTLLDDLEGARTAERKFKEAVLAYQLERNFDKGQILNAYLNVIYWGDGGSRDIIGAGGAAHAYFRKSAAELNLAESVYLATIIPAPNRRYKDFKAYRPLMKNLMARMVEDRQITQAEADAAWKTPIYPAGWRLGWNADGTLRSATLERPERLDENLKRLEGAGNYANFSYLQAVEKELLPLIGRKALYGGGRIYTGMSAQAQAAAEQASQDARLPDGATLGIALVRPDSGEVLALVGQKLGGGRPSDWNNATQARRQVGSSVKPLLYTLALEKGWKQSDTVLDAPIRGDYQPMNYNRRWTGRYVTLRYSLDHSLNLPTVRMAQELGLNTFEAKLRDLNLPPPPNAGLPLSIGTLEASPLQMAAAYAAFANGGLYYEPTMVRKVEDARGKVLYTRPAPVAKRVWDTRTAWLGLDMLRGVVNDLSAPQGGLATRARIPGWPVGGKTGTTNDVKDLWFAGVAPGIAGAVWVGKQEGGALPGWATSGDVPTPIWQQAVAGALKDQPVATFGQPDGIEYRVVRQVNMAFRTGEGDDAPVARDGSGAQGGFFGRRSPQPAPQREPEPTPPAPSSTPAAPEPEPAALPEEPQPDPTPLPEEPTAPDPAPQEPDPVAPVGPPPANPGAQPQPAPDPIPAPEPEPLPEPQPSDPALETPENPEPLPADGTQSSGQDTGAPVNELEPLD, from the coding sequence ATGAGGTTTTTCAACGGACTGGCCGTGCTGCTACTGGCCGGCGCGGCGGGCGCGGGCGGGCTGTGGTACACCTGGGGCCGCGACCTGCCCAGTGTCTCCGATCTGGACGTGCTGGAGTTCAGCGGTCAGACGCGGGTGTATGACCGCGCCGGCACCCTGGTGGGCACCCTGACCCCCAGCCTCAGCAGCGGGGGCAGCGTGAACCGCAACCTCCTCAAGCCCTCGCAGATCAGCCCCTGGCTGCAAAAGGCCGTGGTGACCAGCGAGGACCGCCGGTTTTACCAGCACAGCGGCGTGGACGCCATTGGCATTGCGCGCGGCCTTCTGAAGGGCCTGCTGAAAAATGACCTCGAAGGCGGCAGCTCCATCACCCAGCAGGTAGTGAAAAATACCCTGCTGGACGACCTGGAAGGCGCGCGCACTGCAGAGCGCAAGTTCAAGGAAGCGGTGCTGGCCTACCAGCTGGAGCGCAATTTCGACAAGGGCCAGATTCTGAACGCCTACCTCAACGTCATCTACTGGGGTGACGGGGGCAGCCGCGACATTATCGGAGCGGGGGGCGCGGCGCACGCGTACTTCCGCAAGAGTGCCGCCGAGCTGAATCTGGCCGAGAGCGTGTATCTGGCGACCATCATCCCGGCGCCCAACCGCCGCTACAAGGACTTCAAGGCCTACCGCCCCCTGATGAAGAACCTGATGGCCCGCATGGTGGAAGACCGCCAGATTACCCAGGCCGAGGCCGACGCGGCCTGGAAAACGCCCATCTATCCGGCGGGCTGGCGCCTGGGCTGGAACGCGGACGGCACCCTGCGCTCGGCCACCCTGGAGCGCCCGGAGCGCCTGGACGAGAACCTGAAGCGGCTGGAAGGCGCGGGCAACTACGCCAACTTTTCGTACCTGCAGGCGGTGGAAAAGGAATTGCTGCCCCTCATTGGCCGCAAGGCGCTGTACGGCGGCGGGCGCATCTACACCGGCATGAGTGCCCAGGCCCAGGCCGCCGCCGAGCAGGCCAGCCAGGACGCCCGCCTGCCCGACGGCGCCACCCTGGGCATCGCCCTGGTGCGGCCCGACAGCGGCGAGGTGCTGGCGCTGGTGGGCCAGAAACTCGGCGGTGGGCGCCCCAGCGACTGGAACAACGCCACCCAGGCCCGGCGGCAGGTGGGCAGTTCAGTCAAGCCGCTGCTGTACACCCTGGCCCTGGAAAAAGGCTGGAAGCAAAGCGACACCGTGCTGGACGCGCCCATTCGCGGCGACTACCAGCCCATGAACTACAACCGCCGCTGGACCGGCCGTTACGTGACCCTGCGCTATTCGCTGGACCACTCGCTGAACCTGCCCACGGTGCGCATGGCCCAGGAACTGGGCCTGAATACCTTTGAAGCCAAGCTGCGCGACCTGAACCTCCCACCGCCCCCCAATGCGGGGCTGCCCCTGAGCATCGGCACGCTGGAAGCCAGCCCACTGCAAATGGCGGCGGCCTACGCAGCCTTTGCCAACGGGGGGCTGTACTACGAGCCCACGATGGTGCGCAAGGTGGAAGACGCGCGCGGCAAGGTGCTCTATACCCGCCCCGCCCCGGTGGCCAAACGGGTGTGGGACACCCGCACGGCGTGGCTGGGCCTGGACATGCTGCGCGGCGTGGTGAACGACCTCTCGGCCCCGCAGGGCGGGCTGGCCACCCGGGCCCGCATTCCCGGCTGGCCGGTGGGCGGCAAGACCGGCACCACCAACGATGTCAAGGACCTGTGGTTTGCCGGAGTGGCGCCGGGCATCGCCGGGGCCGTGTGGGTGGGCAAGCAGGAGGGCGGCGCGCTGCCCGGCTGGGCCACCAGCGGCGACGTGCCCACACCCATCTGGCAGCAGGCGGTGGCGGGCGCCCTGAAAGACCAGCCAGTGGCCACGTTCGGGCAGCCCGACGGCATTGAGTACCGCGTGGTGCGGCAGGTGAACATGGCCTTCCGCACCGGCGAGGGCGACGACGCCCCGGTGGCGCGCGACGGCAGCGGCGCCCAGGGCGGGTTTTTTGGCCGCCGCTCCCCGCAGCCGGCCCCCCAGCGCGAGCCAGAGCCCACCCCGCCGGCCCCCAGTTCCACCCCAGCCGCCCCCGAGCCCGAACCAGCGGCCCTGCCCGAAGAGCCCCAGCCCGACCCCACCCCGCTCCCCGAGGAGCCCACCGCGCCTGACCCCGCCCCCCAGGAACCGGACCCGGTGGCCCCCGTTGGTCCGCCGCCCGCCAACCCAGGGGCCCAGCCGCAGCCGGCCCCGGACCCCATCCCCGCCCCCGAGCCGGAGCCCCTGCCCGAGCCTCAGCCGAGCGACCCCGCCCTGGAAACGCCAGAGAACCCCGAGCCCCTCCCAGCCGACGGCACCCAGTCTTCGGGCCAGGACACCGGGGCGCCGGTCAACGAACTGGAACCGCTGGACTGA